The Paenibacillus sophorae genome has a segment encoding these proteins:
- a CDS encoding AMP-binding protein: MRNRIVREIESVKNEYKEKIAFIELEKMIVKKRVTYLELFEKISIIEKKLENNGLRNTICLLYFQSGIDVVATLLACFSAGVIPILRTISPNLNEKGFYKQFFDLVKEVRNIGCVLVAEDLLNLSEECKRNKINFMNVKTEKCDRIIKNINRVNETKIDADIIQLTSGSMKNSKLVKIRDEQLFANLNQCKKMWSVNEESTTVTWAPHSHIFGLVTGYLLPLYTGGTSVIMKPSDFSEDPVLWLEHISRFKATHSAGTNFAFQKCWENYDKERVQGLNLRTWKVASIGGEIVKHSTLKNFYEKYKKHEFDFRAFSPSYGMSENSGVVSSLLPSDKYFKVNVMNEALTQNKIVEQVTNFSCEIVSVGTPLIGTKIMVVDTKSGRELCGKEVGEILISSPSLCNGYMYGDNEDSFRLIPGNNGEIESYFKTGDLGFLKEGQLYITGRKKEIIISKGKNYSPYEIEKCAKKISDTKLLGDGAVFSVEEKIVLFQEILEDFSREKIEKLQDEIKNSIKIYLNLKINEVIFLKEGQIPRTMNGKIQRLKCSEIYKKIGTKEIS, translated from the coding sequence TTGCGTAACAGGATTGTTAGAGAAATTGAAAGTGTGAAAAATGAATACAAAGAAAAAATTGCGTTTATCGAGCTTGAAAAAATGATTGTAAAAAAAAGAGTAACATATCTAGAGTTGTTTGAGAAAATATCGATTATTGAAAAAAAACTAGAGAATAATGGCTTGAGAAATACAATATGTCTTTTATATTTTCAATCGGGTATAGATGTAGTTGCAACTCTTTTAGCATGTTTTAGTGCAGGAGTAATTCCAATATTAAGAACCATAAGTCCTAATTTAAATGAAAAAGGTTTCTATAAACAATTTTTTGATTTAGTGAAAGAAGTTAGGAATATCGGATGTGTGCTAGTAGCTGAAGATTTATTAAATCTGTCAGAAGAATGTAAAAGAAATAAAATTAATTTTATGAATGTGAAGACTGAAAAATGTGACCGGATAATTAAAAATATTAATAGAGTTAATGAAACAAAAATTGATGCAGATATAATTCAATTGACATCTGGATCAATGAAGAATTCAAAACTGGTTAAAATTAGGGATGAGCAACTTTTTGCTAATCTTAATCAGTGCAAAAAGATGTGGAGTGTTAATGAGGAATCTACGACAGTCACTTGGGCTCCACATTCTCATATTTTTGGATTGGTAACAGGGTATCTGCTACCTTTATATACAGGAGGAACCTCGGTTATAATGAAACCTTCTGATTTTTCAGAAGATCCTGTTCTATGGCTTGAGCATATTTCAAGATTTAAAGCGACACATAGTGCAGGAACAAACTTTGCATTCCAAAAATGTTGGGAAAATTATGATAAAGAAAGGGTTCAAGGGTTGAATCTAAGAACCTGGAAAGTAGCCTCAATTGGAGGAGAGATAGTTAAGCATTCTACATTGAAAAACTTTTATGAAAAATACAAAAAACATGAGTTTGATTTCAGAGCTTTTTCACCTTCATACGGTATGTCAGAAAACTCAGGAGTAGTAAGTTCATTATTACCATCAGACAAATACTTTAAGGTTAATGTTATGAATGAGGCATTGACTCAAAATAAAATTGTAGAACAAGTAACCAATTTCTCTTGCGAAATTGTAAGCGTCGGTACACCTCTTATTGGAACAAAGATTATGGTTGTTGATACTAAAAGCGGGCGGGAATTATGTGGAAAAGAAGTTGGAGAAATATTAATAAGTTCTCCTTCTCTCTGCAATGGGTATATGTACGGAGATAATGAAGATAGTTTTAGATTAATACCTGGAAATAATGGAGAAATAGAAAGTTATTTTAAAACTGGAGATTTAGGATTTTTGAAAGAAGGACAACTCTATATAACTGGGAGAAAGAAAGAAATAATAATTTCAAAAGGAAAAAATTATTCACCATATGAAATAGAAAAATGTGCAAAAAAAATAAGCGATACAAAATTATTAGGTGATGGTGCTGTGTTCTCAGTAGAAGAAAAGATAGTATTGTTTCAAGAAATATTGGAGGATTTTTCAAGAGAGAAAATAGAAAAATTACAAGATGAAATAAAGAATTCAATTAAAATATATCTTAATTTGAAAATAAATGAGGTGATCTTTCTAAAAGAGGGACAGATTCCAAGAACAATGAATGGAAAAATTCAAAGATTAAAATGCAGTGAGATTTACAAAAAAATAGGAACAAAAGAAATATCTTAA
- a CDS encoding aminotransferase class III-fold pyridoxal phosphate-dependent enzyme yields the protein MENANSLFHPWMKQNDFQGKKITDADGIYIWIDGKKCFDMASQSINVNIGHRNSEVIRAIQEQCEKLPYIYSGFSNPIMDEAARDVLGVLPNIYKKVYFTNSGSEANENAIKLARMYTGKQKIFSSYNSYHGSTIGAGNLTGDQRRLACEPGQVGFIKFNFPDKYHSKGQFRSDKEMSNFYLDLLREQIIDEGQNNIAAIFLEPIIGGNGVIIPPDNYLEGIREICNEFKILMVCDEVMTGWGRTGKWFAFEHWDIKPDIITTSKGMTSSYVAFGVVVVNEHIAKYFDNHVLMCGSTNYAHLLGCAATVASIKVYKKLNLIENSELLGKLLNVELNKMKSKYHSIGDIRCKGLFAAIEFKDNVMGKRDSVNIAYLINLLEEKGFWTLGRRNILMIAPPLIINREQLLESLNILDSVLEDLYMKGSKPKLAVDESIRA from the coding sequence ATGGAAAACGCTAATTCGTTGTTTCATCCTTGGATGAAACAGAATGATTTCCAAGGTAAGAAGATAACTGATGCAGATGGTATATACATATGGATAGACGGAAAAAAATGTTTTGATATGGCTTCACAAAGCATAAACGTAAACATTGGACATAGAAATTCTGAAGTAATTAGAGCAATACAGGAGCAATGTGAAAAACTACCTTATATTTATTCTGGTTTTTCTAATCCAATAATGGACGAAGCAGCAAGAGATGTTTTAGGCGTATTACCTAATATATATAAAAAAGTTTATTTTACAAATTCTGGTTCAGAAGCAAATGAAAATGCAATTAAATTAGCGAGGATGTATACTGGAAAACAAAAGATCTTTTCCTCGTATAATTCTTATCACGGATCAACAATTGGTGCTGGAAATTTAACAGGTGATCAACGAAGGTTAGCATGTGAGCCGGGACAAGTAGGTTTTATCAAGTTCAATTTTCCTGATAAGTATCATTCTAAGGGGCAGTTTAGATCAGATAAGGAAATGAGCAACTTTTATTTAGATTTGCTTAGGGAGCAAATCATTGATGAAGGGCAAAATAATATTGCTGCGATATTTTTGGAGCCAATAATTGGGGGAAATGGAGTAATAATTCCTCCCGATAATTATTTGGAAGGAATAAGAGAAATTTGTAATGAATTTAAAATTCTAATGGTATGTGATGAAGTAATGACTGGATGGGGAAGAACAGGTAAATGGTTTGCTTTTGAACATTGGGATATTAAGCCAGACATAATTACCACCTCCAAAGGAATGACTAGTTCTTATGTTGCTTTCGGAGTTGTAGTTGTAAATGAACATATAGCAAAATACTTTGATAATCATGTACTTATGTGCGGTTCTACAAACTATGCACATTTACTTGGGTGTGCTGCAACAGTTGCTTCTATTAAGGTATACAAGAAGTTGAATTTGATAGAGAATTCAGAGTTATTGGGGAAGTTGCTTAACGTGGAGTTAAACAAAATGAAATCGAAATATCATTCAATTGGTGATATAAGATGCAAAGGGTTATTCGCAGCAATTGAGTTTAAGGATAATGTGATGGGAAAGCGTGATTCAGTAAATATAGCATATTTAATAAATCTACTTGAAGAAAAAGGTTTTTGGACCTTGGGTAGAAGAAATATATTGATGATTGCCCCACCTCTAATTATTAATCGAGAACAATTATTGGAAAGTTTAAATATATTGGATAGTGTATTGGAAGATTTATATATGAAAGGCTCAAAACCGAAATTAGCGGTAGACGAATCGATACGAGCGTGA
- a CDS encoding ISL3 family transposase — protein MPLQYINEMLGLPELQLHKIIYMDAHQVHLEASPVTDKQPCPVCHSEQYVKRDGRNKLRKIRHLAVFGRKSYLHVPSLRLACSRCSVGFVWSYEFVGPKQRYSRLFRLQTVEQALGSTAAHSARMQEAPASTVQRMHQEALPAQSERLAQQAWRKAKTTEGLVLGIDDFAIKKGHSYNTGIHNLRGETMLDLLPGRKLEALRTYARQHPDFLALNPKAVVMDLAQAYHTWISECFPRALRIADRFHVHGYVTQSVQAVRKSVQSTLVPRAKAILKSHHRLLNPPADFLPEQSKAQLDLLLSFSPLLRKVWEWKEAFSRWYDYSPNVHVASLGFNRWCQQGECIDHDAVRNWEDEIVNYHRCQWTNATVEGRHNRIKAYQRRHYFTRNHKCYKDGILIECNRHRSSG, from the coding sequence ATGCCACTCCAGTATATCAATGAGATGCTCGGATTACCAGAGCTACAACTTCATAAAATCATCTATATGGACGCTCATCAAGTTCATCTGGAGGCATCGCCTGTGACCGACAAACAGCCCTGTCCCGTTTGCCACTCGGAACAATACGTCAAGCGGGATGGCCGCAACAAACTGCGGAAGATTCGGCATTTGGCGGTCTTTGGCAGAAAAAGCTATTTGCATGTGCCCTCCCTTCGGTTAGCCTGCTCACGGTGCAGTGTCGGCTTCGTTTGGTCTTATGAATTTGTGGGTCCTAAGCAGCGTTACAGTCGCTTGTTCCGCTTGCAAACGGTAGAGCAGGCCCTTGGCTCTACCGCGGCGCATAGTGCAAGGATGCAAGAAGCGCCTGCCAGTACGGTACAGCGAATGCATCAGGAAGCTCTTCCTGCCCAGAGCGAACGCCTCGCGCAGCAGGCTTGGCGTAAAGCCAAAACTACCGAGGGTCTGGTGCTGGGTATCGACGACTTTGCAATCAAAAAGGGACACTCTTACAATACCGGCATTCACAATCTTAGGGGCGAAACCATGCTGGACTTACTGCCTGGTCGCAAACTTGAAGCCCTGCGGACCTATGCCCGCCAGCATCCTGACTTTCTGGCGTTGAACCCCAAAGCGGTGGTTATGGATCTAGCTCAGGCGTATCACACATGGATTAGCGAATGCTTTCCGCGTGCCCTCCGCATTGCAGATCGTTTCCATGTTCACGGTTATGTCACCCAAAGTGTCCAGGCGGTACGCAAGTCGGTTCAGTCCACCCTTGTGCCTCGGGCTAAAGCCATCCTGAAAAGTCATCATCGACTGCTCAATCCGCCAGCCGATTTTCTACCTGAACAGAGCAAAGCCCAGTTAGACCTACTACTTAGCTTCTCTCCGCTACTACGCAAGGTTTGGGAATGGAAAGAAGCGTTCTCTCGCTGGTATGATTATTCACCAAATGTCCATGTCGCCAGCCTTGGCTTTAACCGTTGGTGTCAGCAAGGCGAATGTATTGACCATGATGCGGTGCGTAATTGGGAAGACGAAATCGTGAACTACCATCGATGCCAGTGGACCAATGCAACCGTCGAAGGACGGCACAATCGGATCAAGGCTTATCAACGCCGGCACTATTTTACACGCAATCACAAGTGTTACAAAGATGGCATTTTAATCGAATGTAATCGTCACCGTTCGTCTGGTTGA
- a CDS encoding SDR family oxidoreductase — protein sequence MECFLKKIKEMELIDNSIERGQRIVEKAVLITGGSAGIGKALAKIVSEKYKYKVLIVGRNEEQMKDIVKECSNIDFIKADLSKADGIKKIVEAVSQRNTKLNYLVNNAAVQNLSLLKDITEEQFDESMNVNVKAPLMLVKGLMETNMFEKNTRILMVSSSSRYNIQKGMGLYSVSKEAMFTLHKVMKKEYAESLLISSVYPGTVYGTKTAKGMEASKIPEIIELRKDMKEFLSSNKSIRILSPDQAALFISWVLCNTSDEEYIKPKLARNFNDTVINEEEWDIRDCEFYINCPYKDGTKLKQLANFLGK from the coding sequence ATGGAGTGTTTTTTAAAAAAAATTAAGGAAATGGAATTAATAGACAACTCAATAGAGAGAGGACAAAGAATAGTGGAGAAAGCGGTGTTAATAACTGGAGGAAGCGCGGGAATAGGGAAGGCTTTAGCCAAGATTGTTTCAGAGAAATACAAATATAAAGTACTGATTGTTGGTAGGAATGAAGAGCAAATGAAGGATATAGTAAAAGAATGCTCTAATATTGATTTTATTAAGGCAGATTTGTCAAAAGCAGATGGAATAAAAAAAATAGTTGAGGCTGTTTCACAGAGAAACACTAAATTAAATTATCTTGTAAACAATGCCGCTGTACAAAATCTATCCCTACTGAAGGATATAACAGAAGAGCAGTTTGATGAATCTATGAATGTTAATGTAAAAGCACCTTTGATGTTAGTAAAAGGTTTAATGGAAACAAATATGTTCGAAAAAAACACTAGGATTTTGATGGTAAGTTCAAGTAGTAGATACAATATACAAAAGGGTATGGGGTTATATTCAGTTTCTAAAGAAGCGATGTTCACTTTGCATAAAGTAATGAAAAAGGAGTATGCTGAAAGTTTATTAATAAGCAGTGTCTACCCAGGTACAGTATATGGCACAAAGACAGCAAAAGGGATGGAGGCTTCAAAAATACCTGAGATTATAGAGTTGAGAAAAGATATGAAAGAATTTTTATCTAGCAATAAGTCAATCAGAATACTTTCACCAGACCAAGCGGCATTATTTATTAGCTGGGTATTATGTAATACAAGCGATGAAGAATATATTAAGCCTAAATTAGCAAGAAACTTTAATGATACTGTCATTAATGAGGAAGAATGGGATATAAGAGACTGTGAGTTCTATATTAATTGTCCATATAAAGATGGTACAAAATTGAAACAACTAGCGAATTTTTTGGGCAAATAA
- the ccrA gene encoding crotonyl-CoA carboxylase/reductase: MNKKIFDIGENIPVGVVPENMYALTLRKERYGEPKDSMRIETVRVPSELNEYEILVKVMAAGINHNAIWAGRSIPIDVISNSQKIDNDKRNYFIPGSDGSGVVWKIGSKVSEFKVGDEVIIQSGYLGLEKDFRHKKKGDLPNIRAWGYEVNGGSFSQFTKVQSYQCLKKPDNLTWAESGCFLVSAGTAYRMLLSWKPNEIKKDDPVLIWGGASGIGSMAIQISKMIGARPIAVVSNKEKEEFCLDLGANGIIDRSEIDISKKMPDLNDKDEFNKWRSNIKKFRSCFWESLGEKKSPTVVFEHPGENTIAASVAIADKGGMVVTCGGTSGYYGNFDLRQLWVYQKRIQGSHFATREQCVEVIKLVSEGIIKTCLTRTYTFEEAIEAHQKMAENRHPCGNSAIVFD, translated from the coding sequence ATGAATAAAAAAATATTTGATATTGGCGAAAATATACCTGTTGGAGTAGTTCCGGAGAATATGTATGCATTAACCTTGAGAAAGGAAAGATATGGTGAACCAAAAGATTCAATGAGAATAGAAACTGTAAGAGTTCCTTCAGAGTTAAATGAATATGAAATTCTAGTGAAAGTAATGGCAGCAGGTATAAATCATAATGCAATTTGGGCGGGGCGCTCTATTCCAATTGATGTAATTAGTAACAGTCAAAAAATTGATAATGATAAAAGAAATTATTTTATTCCGGGTAGTGATGGTTCTGGAGTAGTTTGGAAAATCGGTAGTAAAGTCTCTGAGTTTAAAGTTGGTGATGAGGTAATAATTCAGAGTGGATATTTAGGATTAGAAAAAGATTTTAGGCACAAAAAAAAAGGTGATTTACCAAATATTCGAGCTTGGGGTTATGAAGTTAATGGTGGATCTTTTTCTCAATTTACAAAAGTGCAATCTTATCAATGTTTAAAAAAACCTGATAATTTGACTTGGGCTGAATCTGGATGCTTTTTAGTGAGTGCTGGGACAGCTTATAGAATGCTGCTTAGTTGGAAACCCAATGAGATAAAAAAGGATGATCCAGTTTTAATTTGGGGTGGAGCAAGTGGGATTGGTAGCATGGCGATTCAGATCTCAAAAATGATTGGTGCAAGACCAATAGCTGTGGTATCAAATAAAGAAAAAGAAGAATTTTGTTTGGATCTAGGAGCAAATGGCATAATCGATAGAAGTGAAATTGATATATCAAAAAAAATGCCGGATTTAAATGATAAAGATGAATTTAATAAATGGCGAAGTAATATAAAGAAATTCAGAAGCTGTTTTTGGGAATCACTAGGGGAAAAAAAGAGCCCAACAGTGGTATTTGAGCATCCAGGGGAAAATACAATTGCTGCTTCTGTAGCTATAGCTGATAAAGGAGGTATGGTTGTTACTTGTGGCGGTACAAGTGGTTATTATGGGAATTTCGATTTAAGGCAATTATGGGTTTATCAGAAAAGAATTCAAGGATCCCATTTTGCTACGAGAGAACAATGTGTTGAAGTAATAAAGTTGGTGTCAGAAGGTATTATAAAAACCTGCTTAACAAGAACATATACTTTCGAAGAAGCAATAGAAGCACATCAAAAAATGGCAGAAAACAGGCATCCTTGTGGCAATAGCGCTATAGTTTTTGATTGA
- a CDS encoding radical SAM protein produces MNLIKEIYKQSGIDYFTDDYYSLIKSIQQINISENDKQFSFRENEDNSIYQSLAIEITQQNYCNLSCEWCYINQNKRGRKNKPISFEQFKEIIDKIDEFNRINNVKLFSIVVFMGGEPTLNKDLEKMIHYTLENNLKPIVVTNSLKLANNEYAKKICLNGVKIVTHIPFCPNNEETNLKLNKLSKNRIYSSRLFQAIENLVEIRKERHRFEIVGDFVVNKASIDYAFESYKYCRENGIEPFFEFMRMSNDSESNEKYMLDAQDIINIADKVYQYDLAHNYVNDTPLGKVRYYLPPAINNPCKLIQDSLHVTFTEEGFGNVTSCCGQDIAHGNIVSDSLESIIKHKAETKIFSEQTDHIKGPCSVCELYNISGCEAGCRGNANNIYHNPEASDPQCIFIREDVKESLELMLEKVL; encoded by the coding sequence ATGAATTTAATAAAGGAAATATATAAGCAAAGCGGAATAGATTATTTTACAGATGATTATTATAGTCTTATCAAATCAATACAACAAATAAATATTAGTGAAAATGATAAACAATTCTCATTTAGAGAAAATGAAGATAATTCAATTTATCAAAGCCTCGCAATAGAAATCACTCAGCAAAACTATTGCAACTTGTCATGTGAGTGGTGCTATATTAACCAAAATAAGAGAGGGAGAAAAAATAAACCAATATCGTTTGAACAATTTAAAGAAATCATTGATAAGATCGATGAGTTCAACAGAATTAATAACGTTAAATTATTTTCAATCGTAGTATTTATGGGGGGAGAGCCTACGTTAAATAAAGATCTTGAGAAGATGATTCACTACACTTTAGAGAATAATTTAAAGCCAATTGTGGTTACAAATTCACTGAAATTAGCAAATAATGAATATGCAAAAAAAATATGTCTTAATGGAGTTAAAATTGTTACTCATATTCCGTTTTGTCCTAATAATGAAGAAACAAATTTGAAATTAAATAAACTATCGAAAAATAGAATTTATTCCAGTAGACTGTTTCAAGCTATAGAAAATTTAGTTGAAATTAGAAAAGAAAGACATCGTTTTGAAATTGTTGGTGATTTCGTGGTGAATAAAGCTTCAATCGATTATGCATTTGAATCATATAAATATTGCAGAGAAAATGGCATTGAACCATTTTTTGAATTCATGAGAATGTCAAACGATTCTGAATCAAACGAAAAGTACATGCTAGACGCACAAGATATTATAAATATTGCAGATAAAGTTTATCAGTACGATCTTGCTCATAATTATGTTAATGATACTCCTTTAGGTAAAGTACGCTATTATTTGCCACCAGCAATAAATAACCCATGTAAATTAATACAAGATAGTTTACATGTGACATTTACAGAAGAAGGATTTGGGAATGTCACTTCTTGTTGTGGACAAGATATAGCACATGGAAATATTGTATCAGATTCTTTGGAGAGTATCATCAAACATAAAGCAGAAACAAAAATATTCTCTGAACAGACCGATCATATTAAGGGACCGTGTTCTGTATGTGAATTGTATAATATTTCTGGTTGTGAAGCAGGTTGTAGAGGTAATGCTAATAACATCTATCATAACCCTGAAGCCTCTGATCCACAATGTATTTTTATAAGAGAAGATGTAAAAGAGTCTCTTGAATTAATGTTAGAAAAAGTATTGTAG
- a CDS encoding MFS transporter → MEEINQKTNRLILIAISLANFIVMMDYTIINVALQTIQVNFNASNAELQWMVSSYEILYASLLLPAGFLSDRYGRKKVMMLGLIVFILSSGLIAFSESTMQIIVARGLMGLGGAVVPSTTLAIIKETYKKYDQAKAIGVWSAFGGSSIAIGPIIAGFLLQMYPWYSVFTINLPIGLICLIIIMKLVPNTSDKHKNKLDLIGMILSVLGVSLILYGIIKSGELNKIFTINTGGAIIIGIIIVLFLLKYEYKINNPMLELSLLCDRIFTSGTISISLSYFTISGGTYLFVFFIQLVKKSTPFELGLMMLPFAIGSIIGSLFSERMLNLKGAKFTIIMSCFLLLLGFIGFYISDGTTDNFLIEAFFLLIGLGMGIAMGGTTFFTMSEIPQNKYGSGAGLSNTIRGVTSIMGVGVLGTIYSISYQKSINLVLSESNVELDKFSRESYSQTINFFKNGNFNPELVDQILKRGEDIFLYSFHKGLFVGIIIILINIILGLIFIPRRVESRQIEKSTGKTIC, encoded by the coding sequence ATGGAAGAGATAAATCAAAAAACAAATAGACTGATACTTATAGCTATTAGTTTGGCTAATTTTATTGTAATGATGGATTACACTATAATAAATGTTGCTCTACAAACGATTCAAGTTAATTTTAATGCAAGTAATGCTGAATTACAATGGATGGTATCTTCTTACGAAATTTTATATGCTTCTTTACTATTGCCGGCTGGATTTCTTTCTGATAGATACGGAAGAAAAAAAGTAATGATGCTCGGATTAATCGTTTTTATTTTATCTTCTGGACTTATTGCATTTAGTGAAAGTACTATGCAAATAATTGTAGCAAGGGGGTTAATGGGATTAGGAGGGGCAGTTGTACCTAGCACAACATTGGCTATTATTAAAGAAACATATAAAAAATACGATCAAGCTAAAGCGATAGGAGTTTGGTCAGCATTTGGAGGTTCATCTATTGCGATAGGGCCTATAATTGCAGGTTTTTTGTTGCAAATGTACCCATGGTACAGTGTGTTTACTATTAATTTGCCGATTGGATTGATATGTTTAATAATTATTATGAAACTTGTTCCAAATACATCAGATAAGCATAAAAATAAATTAGATTTAATTGGAATGATATTATCAGTTTTAGGTGTTAGTCTAATTTTATATGGAATAATAAAAAGCGGTGAACTTAATAAGATTTTCACAATAAATACAGGTGGAGCTATTATAATTGGGATAATTATAGTACTGTTTTTATTAAAATATGAATATAAAATAAATAATCCAATGTTGGAACTATCATTATTATGCGATAGAATATTTACTTCTGGAACTATATCAATTTCATTATCCTATTTTACAATTTCAGGTGGAACATATTTATTTGTTTTTTTTATCCAACTAGTAAAAAAAAGCACTCCTTTTGAATTAGGTTTAATGATGTTGCCGTTTGCAATTGGATCAATCATAGGCTCTTTGTTCAGTGAACGAATGTTAAATCTTAAGGGTGCCAAATTCACAATAATAATGAGTTGTTTTTTATTACTGCTAGGATTCATAGGGTTTTACATTTCTGATGGAACTACTGATAATTTTTTAATTGAGGCTTTTTTTTTATTAATAGGGCTAGGTATGGGAATTGCAATGGGAGGAACGACTTTCTTTACAATGTCTGAAATACCTCAAAATAAATATGGCTCTGGGGCGGGATTATCAAATACAATTCGGGGTGTAACATCGATCATGGGGGTTGGAGTACTTGGTACAATATATTCTATATCATATCAAAAAAGCATAAATTTAGTCTTATCTGAGAGTAACGTTGAGCTTGATAAATTCTCAAGGGAGTCATATAGCCAAACTATTAACTTTTTCAAAAACGGAAATTTTAATCCAGAATTAGTTGATCAAATTTTAAAGAGAGGAGAAGATATATTTTTATATTCATTTCACAAAGGCTTATTTGTAGGTATTATAATAATACTTATTAATATCATTTTAGGTTTAATTTTTATTCCACGTAGAGTTGAAAGTAGACAAATAGAAAAGTCAACTGGAAAAACAATTTGTTAA